A single Deltaproteobacteria bacterium DNA region contains:
- a CDS encoding ATP-binding protein: MKLRTRLSLAFTLLSLIPTAVVGWAALRTVQRSFGTMTAQRLGEAEAAAGAALEDQRRELRLRARAFATDSPAVHRAAKDLYLGQAELPALLPLAESLMSGTGLTALYLLDAEGSVVSSGHLPGRFGYPEPELLALARAGAGAGEGTTFQIREIEVRRGGRIETVVAALVGAPVLPFPRSEPSLHVVVGRAIDDGLAERLREVSGASVRIVDAGGRTLGSALQPSEKPIGPDWLDTLVEAAGGAGGARLRSIEVRDGRGEIVEVQLRIGTALLAQARGRILLGVLVAAFLVLIASVLLGGAVSARITRPVTALAESAEALGRGEYDRPTSIDASGEVKALVEAFEAMRLEIRASHDRIAAAERVAAWQEIARRLAHEIKNPLTPISMAIETLRRAREKNHAAFDEIFDESSAAILEEVAALRRIVDEFARFARLPAPQPQPTTVRELFETTTGLFPEAPEGIVIATEIPEALPPLEIDRGQLQQVLLNLVKNALEALQGRDDGKMGGRVRLRAEAVTQGVALRVEDDGPGIPEESLADVFTPYFTTKESGTGLGLAICHRIATEHGGHLAVESEVGSGTTFVLTLPVAES; encoded by the coding sequence TTGAAGCTCCGAACCCGCCTCTCCCTCGCCTTCACCCTCCTCTCGCTGATCCCCACCGCGGTGGTCGGCTGGGCGGCGCTGCGGACCGTGCAGCGCAGCTTCGGGACGATGACGGCCCAGCGCCTCGGGGAGGCCGAGGCCGCCGCCGGCGCCGCGCTCGAGGATCAGCGGCGCGAGCTTCGCCTGCGCGCCCGGGCCTTCGCCACCGACTCCCCGGCGGTGCACCGGGCGGCGAAGGATCTCTACCTGGGGCAGGCCGAGCTGCCGGCCCTCCTGCCCCTGGCCGAGAGCCTGATGAGCGGCACCGGGCTGACCGCCCTCTACCTCCTCGACGCCGAGGGGAGCGTCGTCTCCTCCGGCCACCTGCCCGGCCGCTTCGGCTACCCGGAGCCCGAGCTCCTCGCCCTGGCCCGGGCCGGCGCCGGCGCCGGCGAGGGGACCACCTTCCAGATCCGGGAGATCGAGGTGAGGCGCGGCGGCCGGATCGAGACGGTGGTCGCCGCCCTGGTCGGCGCCCCGGTCCTGCCCTTCCCCCGCTCCGAGCCCTCCCTCCACGTGGTGGTGGGACGGGCCATCGACGACGGCCTCGCCGAGCGCCTGCGAGAGGTCAGCGGCGCCTCGGTGCGGATCGTCGACGCCGGGGGCCGCACCCTGGGCTCGGCGCTGCAGCCGAGCGAGAAGCCCATCGGCCCGGACTGGCTCGACACCCTGGTGGAGGCCGCCGGCGGCGCGGGCGGCGCCCGCCTGCGCAGCATCGAGGTGCGCGACGGCCGGGGTGAGATCGTGGAGGTCCAGCTGCGGATCGGCACCGCCCTGCTGGCGCAGGCCCGGGGGAGGATCCTCCTGGGCGTGCTCGTCGCCGCCTTCCTGGTCCTCATCGCCTCGGTGCTGCTGGGCGGCGCGGTCTCGGCGCGGATCACCCGCCCGGTGACGGCGCTGGCCGAGTCCGCCGAGGCCCTCGGCCGGGGTGAGTACGACCGGCCCACGAGCATCGACGCCTCGGGGGAGGTGAAGGCGCTGGTCGAGGCCTTCGAGGCCATGCGCCTGGAGATCCGCGCCTCCCACGACCGCATCGCCGCTGCGGAGCGGGTCGCGGCCTGGCAGGAGATCGCCCGGCGCCTCGCCCATGAGATCAAGAACCCCCTGACCCCCATCTCGATGGCCATCGAGACCCTGCGCCGGGCGAGGGAGAAGAACCACGCGGCCTTCGACGAGATCTTCGACGAGAGCAGCGCGGCCATCCTGGAGGAGGTCGCGGCGCTGCGGCGGATCGTGGACGAGTTCGCCCGCTTCGCCCGCCTGCCGGCGCCACAGCCCCAGCCGACCACGGTCCGGGAGCTCTTCGAGACCACCACCGGCCTCTTCCCCGAGGCCCCCGAGGGCATCGTCATCGCCACCGAGATCCCGGAGGCCCTCCCCCCCCTGGAGATCGACCGGGGCCAGCTCCAGCAGGTGCTGCTGAACCTGGTGAAGAACGCCCTCGAGGCCCTCCAGGGCCGCGACGACGGCAAGATGGGCGGGCGGGTGCGCCTGCGGGCCGAGGCCGTCACCCAAGGCGTCGCGCTGCGGGTCGAGGACGACGGGCCGGGCATCCCCGAGGAGAGCCTGGCCGACGTCTTCACCCCCTACTTCACCACCAAGGAGAGCGGCACCGGGCTGGGGCTCGCGATCTGCCACCGGATCGCCACGGAGCATGGCGGGCACCTGGCCGTGGAGAGCGAGGTGGGCTCGGGCACGACCTTCGTGCTCACGCTGCCCGTGGCGGAGTCGTGA
- a CDS encoding VCBS repeat-containing protein produces MRCRLRAIVALAALLLLSLAPALARAARESTPISAIDRLVDDFGARLDEALPAVEPRNLALVFRARGPEDGPAAGGELGRVVEAALPAALRGAAGITHVHLLPPSDHETHLRQAARAGATHLLEVSLHLVGSELLLTGELAPTWENLWTGEIVGETTTFSVRTRADRAALLLARAATAAAPSSTHLRLVPLGELPGEVVALSIGDARGDGQQLLAALDLEAVTLHRLHDGRLEELARHELSDRGRALVRPRSPTGGVAIAKVAFAPALTFRHERHSAGAVLRFKRGRLEHLAEAQDVPLSATDELLLFGELVPGQSRFGPRLRLQGPGMVANLEVGGELLEAALSPAGDELMILRPDHTLERFALRRDKSSARLERLPLRAPPAGLGLAIADLDGDGSPERIASAAEPPGLEDRLQIAELAGEVRELRPIPGAVRCAATGDLDADGRDDVVVASILGGTTYLYLLTGAP; encoded by the coding sequence GTGCGCTGCAGACTCCGAGCGATCGTCGCGCTGGCGGCCCTTCTCCTTCTCTCCCTGGCTCCGGCGCTCGCTCGCGCGGCGCGGGAGTCCACCCCGATCTCCGCGATCGATCGGCTGGTGGACGACTTCGGGGCTCGGCTGGACGAGGCCCTGCCGGCCGTGGAACCCCGGAACCTCGCGCTGGTCTTCCGGGCCCGGGGCCCCGAGGACGGCCCCGCGGCGGGCGGCGAGCTCGGGCGCGTGGTCGAGGCCGCCCTGCCCGCCGCGCTTCGTGGCGCTGCCGGGATCACCCACGTCCACCTGCTCCCCCCTTCGGACCACGAGACCCACCTGCGCCAGGCCGCGCGGGCGGGCGCCACCCACCTCCTGGAGGTCAGCCTGCACCTGGTGGGCAGCGAGCTGCTCCTCACCGGTGAGCTCGCCCCGACCTGGGAGAACCTCTGGACCGGCGAGATCGTCGGCGAGACCACCACCTTCAGCGTGCGGACCCGGGCCGACCGCGCCGCCCTCCTCCTGGCCCGGGCAGCCACCGCCGCCGCCCCGAGCAGCACCCACCTGCGCCTCGTGCCCCTCGGCGAGCTCCCCGGTGAGGTCGTGGCCCTCTCCATCGGCGACGCCCGGGGGGACGGACAGCAGCTCCTGGCGGCCCTCGATCTGGAGGCGGTCACGCTCCACCGCCTCCACGACGGGCGCCTGGAGGAGCTCGCCCGCCACGAGCTCTCGGATCGGGGGCGGGCCCTCGTCCGCCCGCGCTCCCCGACCGGCGGCGTGGCCATCGCCAAGGTGGCCTTCGCCCCGGCCCTCACCTTCCGGCACGAGCGCCACAGCGCCGGCGCCGTCCTGCGCTTCAAGCGAGGCCGCCTGGAGCACCTGGCGGAGGCCCAGGACGTGCCCCTCTCCGCCACCGACGAGCTGCTCCTCTTCGGGGAGCTCGTCCCCGGCCAGAGCCGCTTCGGCCCCCGCCTGCGCCTCCAGGGCCCGGGGATGGTGGCCAACCTCGAGGTGGGCGGCGAGCTCCTCGAGGCCGCGCTCTCCCCGGCGGGAGACGAGCTGATGATCCTGCGCCCCGACCACACCCTCGAGCGCTTCGCCCTGCGCCGGGACAAGAGCAGCGCCCGCCTCGAGCGCCTGCCGCTGCGCGCGCCCCCCGCGGGCCTCGGCCTGGCGATCGCCGACCTCGACGGGGACGGCAGCCCCGAGCGCATCGCCTCGGCGGCCGAGCCCCCGGGCCTCGAGGATCGCCTGCAGATCGCCGAGCTCGCCGGCGAGGTGCGCGAGCTGCGCCCGATCCCCGGCGCCGTGCGCTGCGCCGCCACCGGGGACCTCGACGCCGACGGCCGCGACGACGTGGTGGTGGCGTCGATCCTGGGCGGCACCACCTACCTCTACCTGCTCACGGGGGCCCCATGA